A part of Bacteroidota bacterium genomic DNA contains:
- the add gene encoding adenosine deaminase, producing the protein MAQTPNTEHTARNTTVTQEIIKSWPKAELHCHLDGSLRLSTMLEEAKKQGKLSILPADSVEGLQRILKEIDASDTLEAYLSWFKYSIPIMQSRESLRRIAYELAEDNAAENVRYLEVRFAPILHREEGLTLEAVMDAVLDGLKQAEKDFGMTTSVIICGLRDRFESASFRQAELAVEYKNKGVAAFDLAGGEAGNPSTDHLSAFYYARNNLLNLTIHAGESWGPDSIRQALFFCGAHRIGHGTSLHQDPELVKYMVDRQIPLEICPTSNVQTKVVESYAAHPLKMYVDAGIPVTINTDNRLFSRTTVTEELWHVYDKCGISQAQLREIVLNGFRYSFLPWAARQEMLAAAIDAFPLPATPNTPVW; encoded by the coding sequence TTGGCGCAAACACCAAATACTGAGCACACAGCTAGAAACACCACAGTTACCCAGGAAATCATCAAATCATGGCCCAAAGCGGAGTTGCACTGTCATCTCGACGGCTCCTTGCGACTCAGCACCATGCTCGAAGAGGCCAAAAAGCAAGGCAAGCTCAGCATTCTGCCGGCGGACAGTGTTGAAGGGTTGCAGCGCATCTTAAAAGAAATAGACGCATCAGACACGCTTGAGGCCTACCTCTCCTGGTTTAAGTACTCAATTCCCATCATGCAGTCTCGCGAATCTCTGCGGCGTATTGCCTACGAACTGGCAGAAGACAACGCGGCCGAGAATGTACGCTACCTTGAGGTTCGTTTTGCCCCTATCCTGCATAGGGAAGAAGGGCTAACGCTTGAAGCCGTGATGGATGCCGTGCTCGATGGGCTAAAACAGGCCGAGAAAGACTTTGGCATGACCACATCGGTTATTATCTGCGGGCTCCGCGACCGGTTTGAAAGTGCGTCTTTTCGACAGGCAGAATTGGCTGTGGAGTACAAAAACAAAGGCGTTGCAGCGTTTGACCTCGCCGGCGGTGAAGCCGGCAACCCGTCCACCGATCACCTTAGTGCGTTTTACTACGCCCGCAACAACCTTCTCAACCTCACCATTCACGCCGGCGAATCGTGGGGCCCCGACTCCATCCGGCAGGCCCTCTTCTTTTGCGGCGCCCACCGGATTGGCCACGGCACGTCGCTGCACCAGGACCCCGAACTGGTCAAATACATGGTCGACCGGCAGATTCCACTGGAAATTTGCCCAACCAGCAACGTGCAAACCAAAGTTGTAGAGAGTTACGCGGCACATCCGCTTAAAATGTATGTTGATGCGGGTATTCCAGTGACCATCAACACAGACAACCGGCTTTTCAGCCGCACGACCGTCACAGAAGAGCTGTGGCATGTTTACGATAAATGCGGCATTTCACAGGCGCAGCTGCGGGAAATTGTCCTGAACGGATTTCGCTACAGCTTCTTGCCCTGGGCAGCGCGTCAGGAGATGCTGGCAGCTGCCATCGATGCATTTCCGCTACCAGCTACACCGAACACGCCTGTCTGGTAG
- the aroA gene encoding 3-phosphoshikimate 1-carboxyvinyltransferase: MNKVVRSTDSLLGEVTLPADKSIAIRSALMAALSNGTSQIVNFPNSADPQSALSCLRQLGVSIEEDEDGILVVEGVGLNGLKPADGPIDCGNSGTTMRLISGILAGQDFDSVLTGDASLNSRPMKRIADPLRDMGASLTLTEGLPPIHIKGGVPLKGISYKLPMASAQVKSCVLLAGLYADGETTVIESKPSRDHTERMLGLDSVEMNGLRHISVEKGHVIPAGTWAVPRDFSAAAFFLVAGAIIPHTEIKIPGVGINTSRSALLDVLRAMGANIVMENERIHAGEPIADLTVRSSRLHGVKISGDVIPILIDEIPVLAIAAAFAQGRTEIREAEELRVKETDRIDAMVKNMQLIGADIEEFEDGMAITGGKQLTGATVESYDDHRIAMAMGVAGLGAKGEMCIKDAECASISFPDFWEQLNGLVV; this comes from the coding sequence ATGAACAAGGTTGTACGGTCTACAGATAGTTTGTTGGGAGAGGTAACGCTGCCGGCAGACAAATCCATCGCCATTCGCTCTGCGCTCATGGCGGCACTCAGCAACGGCACGTCACAAATAGTCAACTTCCCAAACTCCGCGGATCCGCAATCAGCCTTGTCTTGCCTCCGGCAACTCGGCGTTTCGATTGAAGAAGATGAAGACGGCATCCTGGTTGTGGAAGGGGTTGGGTTAAACGGACTCAAACCCGCCGATGGCCCCATCGATTGCGGCAATTCGGGCACAACGATGCGCCTGATCAGCGGTATTCTGGCTGGACAAGATTTTGACAGTGTTTTGACGGGGGATGCCTCGCTCAACAGCCGGCCGATGAAACGCATAGCAGATCCCCTCCGCGATATGGGTGCTTCGCTCACATTAACAGAGGGCCTCCCCCCTATTCACATCAAAGGCGGCGTACCCCTCAAAGGTATTTCTTACAAATTGCCGATGGCATCCGCCCAGGTAAAATCGTGCGTACTGCTTGCGGGGCTTTATGCAGATGGAGAAACCACGGTGATCGAGTCGAAGCCTTCGCGGGACCACACGGAGCGTATGCTCGGCCTTGATTCTGTAGAAATGAACGGACTGCGCCATATTTCTGTGGAAAAAGGCCACGTCATTCCCGCCGGCACCTGGGCTGTGCCCCGCGATTTCTCGGCTGCGGCGTTCTTTCTTGTAGCCGGCGCCATTATTCCACATACCGAAATCAAAATCCCGGGCGTGGGCATCAACACTTCGCGTAGCGCACTGCTCGACGTGCTCCGGGCCATGGGGGCAAACATCGTAATGGAAAACGAACGCATCCATGCTGGTGAACCGATAGCTGACCTCACGGTCCGCTCTTCGCGGTTGCACGGTGTCAAAATCAGCGGCGACGTTATCCCTATTCTGATTGATGAAATTCCTGTCCTTGCCATTGCAGCGGCTTTTGCACAGGGCCGCACTGAAATTCGGGAAGCAGAAGAGCTTCGGGTAAAAGAAACCGACCGGATCGACGCCATGGTCAAAAACATGCAACTCATCGGCGCTGATATTGAAGAGTTTGAAGATGGCATGGCCATCACAGGCGGCAAGCAACTAACAGGCGCGACGGTTGAAAGCTACGACGACCACAGGATTGCGATGGCGATGGGCGTTGCCGGCCTGGGTGCCAAAGGAGAGATGTGCATCAAAGACGCTGAATGCGCGAGTATTTCGTTTCCAGATTTCTGGGAGCAGTTGAACGGACTCGTTGTGTGA
- a CDS encoding methylated-DNA--[protein]-cysteine S-methyltransferase: MAASQEGNFFEQVWDVVAEIPMGKVTTYGDIATFLGKKGAARTVGWAMKAAGGKGLPCHRVVNKAGELTASQLFETPYLMEERLRSEGVTFNDNGRINMKVHRWIPGDESR; this comes from the coding sequence ATGGCAGCATCACAGGAAGGAAATTTCTTTGAGCAAGTATGGGATGTCGTAGCTGAAATCCCAATGGGTAAAGTGACGACGTATGGTGATATTGCAACCTTCCTGGGTAAAAAAGGTGCAGCCAGGACCGTGGGATGGGCCATGAAGGCCGCCGGCGGCAAAGGTTTGCCGTGTCATCGGGTGGTAAACAAAGCAGGCGAACTCACCGCCAGCCAACTTTTTGAAACGCCGTACCTGATGGAAGAACGCCTGCGATCAGAAGGGGTAACGTTCAACGACAATGGCCGCATCAACATGAAGGTGCATCGCTGGATTCCGGGAGACGAGTCGCGTTAA
- a CDS encoding RagB/SusD family nutrient uptake outer membrane protein, giving the protein MIDFKRFALCGLLLLAGCQELTVENENQLPGERIALTFDDIETLGASLFATNWERQGCGEAMMLQTMADANSSSWSNWGMRDMSSEPRVAWDNDPAYNWRTSIERPWFGSYAVIANANDVLRQLAVLETAGEVTANQNAHRLRAFAQFNRAWAHAYLALIFDQAFVVDETIDLEAVARGDIDLPLLPYTEVMTAAIAQMEEALLTANDGAFVISATDDWVFGLDMDNNDLAALGHSFIAQWMAQVARTPAERAAANWPAIMSHISEGITDTFAPVSDGETEEWDCVKWFFSNGTTWSRIDYKMLGPADESGGFEAWENTPLQERLVFEVLTSDRRIVGGDGRDPFVNGTYTQFQGTNGPFPAIHGTYHYSSHNHRRWLDYVNANATGPMVYMLPAEMDLLMAEGLLHTSGDLQQAVDLINNTRVVNGELPPAQASETVGSPEDAQSHLETASLWAKLKHEKRWETLSTSSGLEYFDDRGWGDLTSGTPVHFPVPGSELVKLALQNYTFGGDAGSSAGRIRQQNIQPIR; this is encoded by the coding sequence ATGATCGATTTTAAACGATTTGCGCTTTGCGGTTTGTTATTGCTGGCCGGGTGCCAGGAGCTTACGGTAGAAAATGAAAACCAGCTACCGGGAGAACGCATTGCCCTGACTTTTGATGATATCGAAACCCTTGGCGCCTCCTTGTTTGCCACAAACTGGGAACGGCAGGGCTGTGGCGAAGCCATGATGCTACAAACCATGGCCGACGCAAATTCATCTTCCTGGTCAAACTGGGGGATGCGCGATATGTCGTCTGAGCCGCGCGTTGCATGGGATAACGATCCGGCGTACAATTGGCGGACCTCTATCGAGCGGCCTTGGTTTGGGTCGTACGCTGTGATTGCGAATGCCAACGACGTGTTGCGGCAACTCGCAGTCCTTGAAACAGCCGGTGAGGTAACCGCCAACCAGAATGCCCACCGCCTGCGCGCCTTTGCGCAGTTTAACCGCGCCTGGGCGCACGCCTACCTTGCGCTCATTTTCGACCAGGCGTTTGTTGTGGATGAGACCATCGACCTGGAAGCCGTAGCCCGGGGAGATATCGACCTGCCTTTGCTGCCTTACACAGAGGTAATGACGGCCGCCATAGCACAAATGGAAGAAGCCCTGCTTACGGCCAATGACGGGGCGTTTGTCATAAGCGCAACTGATGACTGGGTATTTGGGCTTGATATGGACAACAATGATCTTGCTGCGCTTGGTCATTCGTTTATCGCGCAATGGATGGCGCAGGTTGCCCGCACGCCTGCTGAACGGGCGGCCGCCAACTGGCCGGCTATCATGTCACACATCAGTGAGGGCATTACCGATACTTTTGCACCGGTCAGTGATGGTGAGACGGAAGAATGGGATTGCGTGAAATGGTTCTTTTCCAACGGTACTACCTGGTCGCGCATTGATTACAAAATGTTGGGGCCGGCTGATGAGTCGGGTGGATTTGAAGCCTGGGAAAACACGCCGTTGCAGGAGCGCCTGGTTTTTGAAGTACTTACAAGCGATCGACGTATTGTGGGCGGAGACGGAAGAGATCCTTTTGTTAACGGTACGTATACGCAATTCCAGGGCACCAATGGTCCATTTCCCGCTATCCATGGCACGTACCATTATTCCTCCCACAACCACAGGCGCTGGCTGGATTATGTAAACGCAAATGCCACGGGCCCGATGGTTTACATGCTGCCGGCTGAAATGGATTTATTGATGGCTGAAGGCCTGTTGCACACCAGTGGTGACTTGCAACAAGCAGTAGACCTGATCAACAACACGCGGGTTGTCAACGGCGAATTGCCGCCAGCACAGGCATCAGAAACCGTAGGGAGCCCGGAAGATGCGCAGAGTCATCTTGAAACCGCAAGCTTGTGGGCCAAACTGAAACACGAGAAACGCTGGGAGACGCTGAGCACATCCAGCGGCTTAGAGTATTTCGACGACCGTGGTTGGGGTGACCTCACCAGTGGCACCCCTGTACATTTCCCGGTACCAGGCAGTGAATTGGTAAAGCTGGCGCTACAGAACTACACGTTTGGTGGCGACGCCGGCAGCAGCGCGGGGCGTATCCGCCAGCAAAACATACAACCCATTCGGTAA